The following coding sequences are from one Malaciobacter pacificus window:
- a CDS encoding phosphoribosylanthranilate isomerase, whose product MKIKICGITNLQDALDAIEAGADALGFVFYSKSPRYIDPFEARKIVDAIPPFVQTVGLFVNENEHYINQVCANAKMQLAQIIDDFNYTDFEILDVKYIKVLRIKEKNDLNLIDDNFALVDAFVEGFGGEGKRLALEWFDKIDCSKLIIAGGLTSKNLNELSGYGFYGVDVSSGVEEFKGKKSKLKMIEFVKEANEII is encoded by the coding sequence ATGAAAATCAAGATTTGTGGTATTACAAATTTACAAGATGCTCTTGATGCTATTGAAGCAGGTGCAGATGCTTTAGGCTTTGTTTTTTATTCAAAAAGTCCTAGATATATTGACCCTTTTGAAGCTAGAAAAATTGTTGATGCAATTCCTCCTTTTGTTCAAACAGTAGGTTTATTTGTAAATGAAAATGAACACTATATTAATCAAGTTTGTGCAAATGCTAAAATGCAATTAGCTCAAATAATTGATGATTTTAATTACACAGATTTTGAAATACTAGATGTAAAATATATAAAAGTTCTAAGAATTAAAGAAAAAAATGATTTAAATCTAATAGATGATAATTTTGCTTTAGTGGATGCTTTTGTTGAAGGATTTGGAGGTGAGGGTAAAAGACTTGCTTTGGAATGGTTTGATAAAATAGATTGCTCAAAACTAATTATTGCAGGTGGATTAACATCTAAAAATTTAAATGAGTTATCTGGATATGGATTTTATGGAGTTGATGTTAGCAGTGGTGTAGAAGAGTTTAAAGGAAAGAAAAGTAAACTAAAGATGATTGAGTTTGTAAAAGAGGCAAATGAAATCATTTAA
- a CDS encoding DUF423 domain-containing protein, with protein MTLNKTSQNFFAIASFLMALAIAIGAFGAHGLKSIVTDDMLKIYNTGVEYHFYNTLGLFALSIFINFKENNKKLIIACWLMVIGLLIFSISLYLLVILNIPILGAITPIGGTLLIIAWLMATYSILKDK; from the coding sequence ATGACTTTAAATAAAACTTCACAAAACTTTTTTGCAATAGCCTCATTTTTAATGGCGTTAGCTATTGCAATAGGTGCTTTTGGGGCACATGGATTAAAATCAATAGTAACAGATGATATGTTAAAAATTTATAATACTGGTGTTGAGTATCACTTTTATAATACTTTAGGTTTATTTGCTCTTTCTATTTTTATTAATTTTAAAGAGAATAACAAAAAGCTTATTATTGCATGTTGGCTTATGGTTATAGGTTTATTGATTTTTTCTATTTCGTTATATTTGCTAGTTATTTTAAATATTCCCATATTAGGTGCAATTACTCCTATTGGAGGAACATTATTAATTATTGCATGGTTAATGGCAACATACTCTATTCTTAAGGACAAATAA
- a CDS encoding sensor histidine kinase, with protein sequence MNRDEKSALVKFLVIYIGSGVFLVAIMLYLYYNKEVKLLKEHCNMWMSSATMQLKNEILDSHMKHEKFNPEKLKDKRLKYALYDKDKKLIYSYLENEKFVDLEKALYTSEHFDYFITTVIDDNLPIRYIVMETCKNYEDKKRLQVYILISFIISIIFIVFIAYFLAKTLLKPAQARVESMDKFIKDSAHELNTPVSVLMTSVSMLKKGKNPQKMMKYILSSSKQISQIYNDIHFSAFNEINEDVYEEFDLKDLISESVEFFQDISITKNIVLNSNLESCLIKMDRTKTQKLVNNLISNAIKYSKSNSSINISLKDNIFSVEDFGIGISPSEQAEIFKRYKRGNNIEGGFGIGLDIVKRVCQEYDLKLRLKSQLNNGSTFFVDFSSIKQV encoded by the coding sequence TTGAATAGAGATGAAAAAAGTGCACTAGTAAAATTCTTAGTTATTTATATAGGTTCAGGTGTTTTTTTAGTTGCCATTATGCTTTATTTATATTACAACAAAGAAGTGAAGCTTTTAAAAGAACACTGTAATATGTGGATGAGTAGTGCAACTATGCAATTAAAAAATGAAATTTTAGATTCACATATGAAACATGAAAAATTCAATCCTGAAAAACTTAAAGATAAGAGATTAAAATATGCATTATATGATAAAGATAAAAAATTAATCTATTCATATTTAGAAAATGAAAAATTTGTGGATTTGGAGAAAGCTTTATATACTAGTGAACACTTTGATTATTTTATAACAACTGTTATTGATGATAATTTGCCTATTAGATATATAGTAATGGAAACTTGCAAAAACTATGAAGATAAAAAAAGACTTCAAGTATATATTTTAATTTCATTTATTATTAGTATTATTTTTATAGTATTTATAGCATATTTCTTAGCTAAAACTTTATTGAAACCAGCTCAAGCAAGAGTTGAATCAATGGATAAGTTTATAAAAGATTCTGCCCATGAATTAAACACACCAGTATCTGTTTTAATGACTTCTGTTAGTATGTTAAAAAAAGGAAAGAATCCTCAAAAAATGATGAAATATATTTTAAGTAGTTCAAAACAAATATCTCAAATATATAATGATATTCATTTTTCTGCCTTTAATGAAATAAATGAAGATGTATATGAAGAGTTTGATTTAAAAGATTTAATTAGTGAAAGTGTAGAGTTTTTTCAAGATATTTCTATTACAAAAAATATTGTATTAAATTCAAATTTAGAAAGCTGTTTAATTAAAATGGATAGAACTAAAACTCAAAAATTAGTTAATAATCTAATTTCAAACGCAATTAAATATAGCAAATCAAATTCATCAATTAATATAAGCTTAAAAGATAATATATTTAGTGTTGAAGATTTTGGTATAGGTATTAGTCCAAGTGAACAAGCTGAAATATTTAAAAGATATAAAAGAGGTAACAATATTGAAGGCGGTTTTGGAATAGGTTTAGATATTGTTAAAAGAGTTTGTCAAGAGTATGATTTAAAATTAAGATTAAAATCACAACTAAATAATGGAAGTACTTTTTTTGTGGATTTTTCATCAATAAAGCAAGTCTAA
- a CDS encoding NUDIX hydrolase, whose product MNIELKDFKVQDLENTKFIHPVRVTYNLNGKDKSWEAVRSHDSVAVLLYHTEKNAFLLVNQFRAPVYLSDKRKKFTYELCAGLVDKDIPLENIVKEEIDEECGYDVKVENISKIAQFYNNVGVSGGCQSVYFAKIDESMKIHEGGGINDEYIETMFLPIDDIDEFIFDESKAKTPGLMFSLYWFLKNKEKLGF is encoded by the coding sequence ATGAATATAGAGTTAAAAGATTTTAAAGTACAAGATTTAGAAAATACTAAGTTTATACATCCTGTTAGAGTTACGTATAATCTAAATGGAAAAGATAAAAGTTGGGAAGCTGTAAGAAGTCATGATAGTGTAGCTGTATTACTTTATCATACTGAAAAAAATGCTTTTTTACTAGTAAATCAGTTTAGAGCTCCCGTATATTTAAGTGATAAAAGAAAAAAATTTACCTATGAATTATGTGCAGGTTTAGTTGATAAAGATATACCGTTAGAAAATATTGTAAAAGAAGAGATTGATGAAGAGTGTGGATATGATGTAAAAGTTGAAAATATATCAAAAATTGCACAGTTTTACAATAATGTAGGGGTTAGCGGAGGATGCCAAAGCGTTTATTTTGCTAAAATTGATGAAAGCATGAAAATACATGAAGGTGGTGGAATAAATGATGAGTATATTGAAACAATGTTTTTACCAATTGATGATATTGATGAATTCATTTTTGATGAATCAAAAGCAAAAACACCAGGCTTGATGTTTAGTTTATATTGGTTTTTAAAAAATAAAGAAAAATTAGGGTTTTAA
- a CDS encoding phosphoribosyltransferase gives MFKKDTQKLVDSCRGYEPDILLAVARGGLTLAHCMAQAMDMRNLYTLNSIHYEGDLKLDTFNIFNIPDISHAKRVLIIDDIVDSGETMEAILKLLNEKFPNVDFKLATLFYKGTAVLKPDYSVREANEWIDFFWEVDVV, from the coding sequence ATGTTTAAAAAAGATACACAAAAGTTAGTTGATAGTTGTAGAGGCTATGAACCAGATATTTTATTGGCAGTTGCAAGGGGTGGTTTGACATTAGCTCATTGTATGGCTCAAGCTATGGATATGAGAAATTTGTATACATTAAATTCTATTCATTATGAAGGTGATTTAAAGTTAGATACTTTTAATATTTTTAATATTCCTGATATATCACATGCTAAAAGAGTTTTAATTATTGATGATATTGTTGATTCAGGAGAAACTATGGAGGCAATATTAAAGTTATTAAATGAAAAGTTTCCTAATGTAGATTTTAAGTTAGCAACACTTTTTTATAAAGGAACAGCAGTATTAAAGCCTGATTATTCAGTAAGAGAAGCTAATGAATGGATTGATTTTTTTTGGGAAGTTGATGTTGTATAA
- a CDS encoding radical SAM protein: protein MSYSNSITFGPVPSRRFGISLGVDLSPSKKQCNFDCLYCELEGAKTVSSMDEYPNVEEVINEIKKSYLKHPKIDVITLTANGEPTLYPKLDELVDKINEIKGETKTLILSNGSTIYKNKVFNTLLKIDIVKLSLDCVSEKCFKKLDRQDNSIEIDKIIPSMCEFSNQTENDFVLEILFVKTLNDKDEEITLLYDAIKSINPLRVDIGTIDRPPAYDVKPVSFEFLESIAKRFENINVNIVYKNRPKLLQSYNEKEILTTLSRRPLTKEDISNMFDENSIKNLEKLVNNGLISLVSSAGVEFYKKA from the coding sequence ATGTCTTATTCAAACTCAATAACTTTTGGTCCAGTTCCATCAAGAAGATTTGGTATATCTTTAGGTGTAGATTTAAGTCCTTCTAAAAAACAGTGTAATTTTGATTGCTTATATTGTGAGCTTGAAGGTGCAAAAACAGTAAGTAGTATGGATGAATATCCAAATGTTGAAGAAGTTATAAATGAAATTAAAAAATCATATCTTAAACATCCAAAAATTGATGTAATAACTTTAACTGCAAATGGTGAACCAACTTTGTATCCAAAACTAGATGAATTAGTAGATAAAATTAATGAAATTAAGGGTGAAACTAAAACATTGATTTTATCTAATGGTAGTACAATTTATAAGAATAAAGTATTTAATACCTTATTAAAAATCGATATTGTTAAACTTTCGTTAGATTGTGTTAGTGAAAAATGTTTTAAGAAACTTGATAGACAAGATAATAGTATTGAGATAGATAAAATTATTCCTTCTATGTGTGAGTTTTCAAATCAAACTGAAAATGATTTTGTATTAGAAATTTTATTTGTTAAAACATTAAATGACAAAGATGAAGAAATTACACTACTTTATGATGCTATAAAAAGTATTAATCCATTAAGAGTTGATATTGGTACTATTGATAGACCACCAGCTTATGATGTAAAACCTGTTAGTTTTGAGTTCTTAGAATCTATTGCAAAAAGATTTGAAAATATTAATGTAAACATAGTTTATAAAAATAGACCAAAACTTCTTCAATCTTATAATGAAAAAGAAATTTTAACAACTTTAAGTAGAAGACCACTTACTAAAGAAGATATTTCAAATATGTTTGATGAGAACAGTATAAAAAACTTGGAAAAACTAGTAAATAATGGTCTTATTTCACTAGTATCTAGTGCAGGTGTAGAATTTTATAAAAAAGCTTGA
- a CDS encoding YajQ family cyclic di-GMP-binding protein — MAKEHSFDISAKLDLQEMKNAVIQAQKEIDNRYDFKGITKEIDFNQTAKTITITSASDNKVDAMKDILISKMNKRGISINSLEELKKEDSSGANRKYSFKIIDSIEKDEAKKIQTEIKGLKLKVSAVNQGDEIRVSGKNLDDLQSIMRHLKSLDLKAPLVFDNFR, encoded by the coding sequence ATGGCAAAAGAACATTCATTTGATATATCAGCAAAATTAGATTTACAAGAGATGAAAAATGCAGTTATTCAAGCACAAAAAGAGATTGACAATAGATATGATTTTAAAGGTATAACAAAAGAGATTGATTTTAATCAAACGGCAAAAACAATTACTATTACAAGTGCAAGTGATAATAAAGTTGATGCAATGAAAGATATTTTAATATCTAAAATGAATAAAAGAGGTATTTCTATTAATTCACTTGAGGAGTTAAAAAAAGAGGACTCAAGTGGGGCTAATAGAAAATATAGTTTTAAAATTATTGATAGTATAGAAAAAGATGAAGCAAAAAAGATTCAAACTGAAATAAAAGGTTTAAAGTTAAAAGTAAGTGCTGTTAATCAAGGTGATGAAATTAGAGTAAGTGGTAAGAACTTAGATGATTTACAATCGATTATGAGACATCTTAAAAGTTTAGATTTAAAAGCACCATTAGTATTTGATAATTTTAGATAA
- the rpe gene encoding ribulose-phosphate 3-epimerase has translation MLVAPSILSADFGKLDEEIRAICDGGCDLIHVDVMDGHFVPNMTIGPVVVNPVAKAATKPLDVHLMVENNTFFVELFAPLKPEYISFHIESEKHPHRLIQKIRSYGIKPAIVLNPHSTPESIEYLLEDLDMVLLMSVNPGFGGQKFISSVVEKAKKLKELINKRNPNCLIEVDGGVNDKNIHELKDAGVDVVVAGSYVFGNDDYSKAIKSLQV, from the coding sequence ATGCTTGTTGCTCCTTCAATATTATCAGCAGATTTTGGAAAATTAGATGAGGAAATTAGGGCTATTTGTGATGGTGGATGTGATCTAATACACGTAGATGTTATGGATGGTCATTTTGTCCCAAATATGACAATTGGTCCCGTTGTTGTAAATCCTGTAGCTAAAGCTGCAACTAAACCACTTGATGTTCATTTAATGGTTGAAAATAATACATTTTTTGTAGAGTTATTTGCTCCTTTAAAACCTGAATATATCTCTTTTCATATTGAAAGTGAAAAGCATCCTCATAGGCTCATTCAAAAAATTAGATCTTATGGAATTAAGCCAGCGATTGTTTTAAATCCACATTCAACTCCTGAATCAATTGAGTATCTATTAGAAGATTTAGATATGGTTTTATTGATGTCTGTTAATCCAGGATTTGGTGGTCAAAAATTTATTTCAAGTGTAGTTGAAAAAGCTAAAAAATTAAAAGAGTTAATTAATAAAAGAAATCCAAACTGTTTAATAGAAGTTGATGGTGGAGTAAATGATAAAAACATCCATGAATTAAAAGATGCGGGAGTTGATGTAGTTGTTGCTGGATCGTATGTATTTGGTAATGATGATTATTCAAAAGCAATTAAGAGTTTACAGGTTTAA
- a CDS encoding NCS2 family permease gives MDLFKLSQHNTNVRTEFFAGFTTFLTMMYIVPVNGFILADAGLPIDAVITATALITILSTLFSGLWSNTPIAMSVGMGLNAYFSYGLVLGMKIPWETALGIVFLSGILFVILSLTNFRVWIMTSIPMNLRRAISAGIGTFIAFIGLKQMGMIVGNDATLVELGDFSKPEVLIGVLGLVLSFSFYAYKLRGAFILSILITSITAWIIGIGDFPKEFISIPASIEPILFKLDILSAVSLSLLPVIITFLITDMFDTLGTLTGVGTRAKLFQENNKDDKSLQKTLEADAVATTAGSLIGVSTTTSFIESASGVEEGGRTGLTAVFTALFFIGTLFLLPLFKSIPSNAIYPVLVVVGVLMFTELGKINFEKADLATCAAAFLIVILMPLTFSITNGIAAGFLFYTIIKLVKREFEDLNLGILVITIISALAFIL, from the coding sequence ATGGACTTATTTAAATTATCTCAACACAATACTAATGTAAGAACAGAATTTTTTGCAGGTTTTACAACTTTTTTAACGATGATGTACATTGTTCCTGTAAATGGATTTATATTAGCAGATGCAGGTTTACCAATTGATGCTGTAATTACAGCAACGGCACTGATAACAATATTATCAACTTTGTTTTCAGGACTATGGTCTAATACTCCTATTGCAATGAGTGTAGGAATGGGTTTAAATGCTTATTTTTCATATGGTTTAGTATTAGGTATGAAAATACCATGGGAAACTGCTTTAGGGATCGTTTTTTTATCGGGTATATTATTTGTTATTTTATCCTTAACTAATTTTAGAGTTTGGATTATGACTTCAATACCAATGAATTTAAGACGTGCAATTAGTGCTGGTATTGGAACTTTTATTGCTTTTATTGGTTTAAAACAAATGGGAATGATTGTTGGCAATGATGCTACGTTAGTTGAATTAGGAGATTTTTCTAAACCAGAAGTATTGATTGGAGTTTTAGGTTTAGTTTTATCTTTTAGTTTTTATGCATATAAGTTACGTGGAGCTTTCATTTTATCAATTTTGATTACTTCAATAACTGCATGGATAATTGGTATTGGCGATTTTCCTAAAGAGTTTATTTCAATTCCCGCTTCAATTGAACCAATATTATTTAAATTAGATATTCTAAGTGCTGTATCATTATCATTATTACCTGTAATTATTACTTTTTTAATTACTGATATGTTTGATACCTTAGGTACTTTAACTGGTGTTGGTACTAGAGCTAAGTTATTTCAAGAGAATAATAAAGATGATAAGTCTTTGCAAAAAACATTAGAAGCTGATGCAGTTGCTACAACAGCAGGAAGTTTAATTGGTGTTTCAACTACTACATCTTTTATAGAGAGTGCTAGTGGAGTTGAAGAGGGTGGAAGAACAGGTTTAACTGCTGTTTTTACTGCATTGTTTTTTATTGGAACTTTATTTTTGTTGCCATTATTTAAATCAATTCCATCAAATGCTATTTATCCAGTTTTAGTTGTTGTTGGAGTACTTATGTTTACTGAACTTGGAAAAATCAATTTTGAAAAGGCTGATTTAGCTACTTGTGCGGCTGCGTTTTTAATTGTTATATTAATGCCATTAACTTTTTCTATAACAAATGGAATTGCAGCAGGTTTTTTATTTTATACTATTATTAAGTTAGTAAAAAGAGAATTTGAAGATTTAAATTTAGGTATATTGGTTATTACAATAATTAGTGCATTAGCATTTATTTTATAA
- the hemE gene encoding uroporphyrinogen decarboxylase, which produces MSKIFVDACFRKETPYTPVWMMRQAGRYLPEYMEVRAKAGNFLNLCHNPEMAAEVTIQPLDIVGVDAAILFSDILVIPNEMGMHLEFIKGEGPVFKDPLKSQEELDNLLGGEEAANKLTYVYETIKLLKQQLPEDKALIGFTGAPWTLATYMIEGQGTKTYNVCKKMMYSNPELLHNILRKVTDVVKFYMEKQIQAGADVVQIFDSWAAAIEPGKYDEFSWKYMVEIAEFIKEKYPHIPVIMFPKGVAAFIERGLVYGNFDVFGVDWGTPMALAKEKLGDRYVLQGNMEPTRLYSKERTTECVEAIQNIMQGEGHIFNLGHGILPDVPVENAIHFVKECQRVSKK; this is translated from the coding sequence ATGTCAAAAATATTTGTAGATGCATGTTTTAGAAAAGAGACTCCTTATACTCCTGTATGGATGATGAGACAAGCTGGTAGATATTTACCTGAATATATGGAAGTTAGAGCAAAAGCTGGTAATTTTTTAAACCTTTGCCATAATCCTGAGATGGCAGCTGAAGTAACTATTCAACCTCTTGATATAGTTGGAGTTGATGCAGCTATTTTATTTAGTGATATTTTAGTTATTCCAAATGAAATGGGTATGCATTTAGAGTTTATTAAAGGTGAAGGACCAGTATTTAAAGATCCTTTAAAGTCACAAGAAGAATTAGATAATTTATTAGGAGGAGAAGAGGCTGCTAATAAATTAACTTATGTTTATGAAACAATCAAGTTATTAAAACAACAACTTCCTGAAGATAAAGCATTAATTGGATTTACAGGAGCTCCTTGGACACTAGCAACTTATATGATTGAAGGCCAGGGGACTAAAACATATAATGTTTGTAAAAAAATGATGTATTCTAACCCTGAACTTTTACATAATATTTTAAGAAAAGTAACTGATGTAGTTAAGTTTTATATGGAAAAACAAATTCAAGCAGGTGCTGATGTTGTTCAAATTTTTGACTCATGGGCAGCTGCAATTGAACCAGGTAAATATGATGAGTTTTCTTGGAAATACATGGTTGAAATTGCAGAGTTTATTAAAGAAAAATATCCTCATATTCCAGTAATTATGTTCCCTAAAGGAGTTGCTGCATTTATTGAAAGAGGTTTAGTTTACGGAAACTTTGATGTATTTGGAGTTGATTGGGGAACACCAATGGCATTAGCTAAAGAAAAGCTAGGTGATAGATATGTTCTTCAAGGTAATATGGAACCAACAAGACTTTACTCAAAAGAGCGAACTACAGAGTGTGTAGAAGCAATTCAAAATATAATGCAAGGTGAAGGTCATATTTTTAACTTAGGTCATGGAATTTTACCTGATGTTCCAGTTGAAAATGCAATTCACTTTGTAAAAGAGTGTCAAAGAGTTTCTAAAAAATAG
- a CDS encoding response regulator transcription factor: MKVLLLEDDIALNDLLSDHLEDKGFELAVCLDGQDALEKLIDEKFDLALLDINTPSLSGIDVLKTIRTDYKKNIPIIILTAYQDTKHLKESFENGVDDYIKKPFDLEELDQRIQKICRQFNIEQDSSIKINENIVFYPSLCQIIKNEKSIKIAQKERDILKYFCTHKNRVISSEELLQNIWIYEEMPTDATIRVYIKNLREIVGKDRITTIRGIGYKFE, translated from the coding sequence ATGAAAGTTTTATTATTAGAAGATGATATTGCATTAAATGATTTGCTAAGTGATCATTTAGAAGACAAGGGTTTTGAGCTTGCTGTTTGTTTAGATGGACAAGATGCTTTAGAAAAACTTATCGATGAAAAATTTGATTTAGCACTACTTGATATTAATACTCCAAGTTTGAGTGGAATAGATGTTTTAAAAACAATTAGAACTGATTATAAGAAAAATATTCCTATTATCATTTTGACTGCTTATCAAGATACAAAACATTTAAAAGAGTCTTTTGAAAATGGTGTTGATGATTATATTAAAAAACCTTTTGATTTAGAAGAATTAGATCAAAGAATACAAAAAATATGTAGACAGTTTAATATTGAGCAAGATAGTAGTATAAAAATTAATGAAAATATTGTTTTTTATCCATCTTTATGTCAAATTATAAAAAATGAAAAAAGTATAAAAATTGCTCAAAAAGAGAGAGATATTCTGAAGTATTTTTGTACACACAAGAACAGAGTAATTTCTAGTGAAGAGTTATTACAAAATATTTGGATTTATGAAGAGATGCCAACTGATGCTACAATTAGAGTTTATATAAAAAACCTTAGAGAAATTGTAGGTAAAGATAGAATTACAACTATTAGAGGAATAGGATACAAGTTTGAATAG
- a CDS encoding GGDEF domain-containing protein codes for MNENLLENQIFTQKNLETLNTLRNQLQYNQSFLQLLLDTIPNPVFYKDINGIYQHCNDSFSKMIIGVEKELIIGKSLYDLPEYIPTELADIYSNKDQELFSNPGTQFYEAKVKCADKKLRYFNFYKATFMSEENKVLGLVGVMLDVTTYKNIQIELEKKNLELKKLSIVDELTNLYNRRYFEEMFQKKIEKLNREKKPFCFAIIDVDYFKDYNDGFGHLKGDETLKKISLILKKTFNRANDYQFRLGGEEFGILFDVDKVENAIKIIKKLIENISSEKIETYNQSVSDFLTVSIGLGFIENIDLNNQNFKDELYDRIDRKLYESKKEGRNRFSLEII; via the coding sequence ATGAATGAAAACTTATTAGAAAATCAAATATTCACACAAAAAAATTTAGAGACATTAAATACTTTAAGAAATCAATTACAGTATAATCAATCCTTTTTACAACTACTTTTAGACACGATTCCAAACCCAGTATTTTATAAAGATATAAATGGAATATATCAACATTGTAATGACTCATTTTCAAAAATGATTATAGGTGTTGAAAAAGAATTAATAATAGGCAAGTCTTTATATGATTTACCTGAATATATACCAACAGAATTAGCGGATATATATTCTAATAAAGACCAAGAGTTATTCTCTAATCCTGGAACCCAATTTTATGAAGCAAAAGTTAAATGTGCAGATAAAAAATTAAGATATTTTAATTTTTATAAAGCAACATTTATGTCAGAAGAAAATAAAGTATTAGGTCTTGTTGGTGTAATGTTAGATGTAACAACTTATAAAAACATTCAGATAGAACTTGAAAAAAAGAATCTAGAACTAAAAAAATTAAGTATAGTTGATGAATTAACGAACTTATATAATAGAAGGTATTTTGAGGAAATGTTTCAAAAAAAAATAGAAAAATTAAATCGAGAAAAAAAACCCTTTTGTTTTGCTATTATTGATGTGGATTATTTCAAAGACTATAATGATGGTTTTGGTCATTTAAAAGGTGATGAAACATTAAAAAAAATATCATTAATTTTAAAAAAGACATTTAACAGAGCAAATGATTATCAATTTAGACTTGGTGGTGAAGAGTTTGGTATTTTATTTGATGTAGATAAAGTAGAGAATGCAATTAAAATAATAAAAAAATTAATTGAAAATATCAGTTCAGAAAAAATAGAAACATATAATCAAAGTGTTTCCGATTTTTTAACAGTCTCAATTGGTTTAGGTTTTATAGAAAATATTGATTTAAACAATCAAAATTTTAAAGATGAATTGTATGATAGAATAGATAGAAAACTATATGAGTCAAAAAAAGAGGGAAGAAATAGATTTAGTTTAGAAATTATCTGA
- a CDS encoding ion transporter has protein sequence MTAIQKLEQIRDSRWFSNLTTIIIIAYASILGFKTLDEVESQYDMFLRFADYFVTIYFVFELAIKMVAEKRFLNFFKSGWNVFDFIIVVITLLPLESSSFAAIARLMRVFRILRLFTARPELKAIIDMLIKAIPSIIDIVILMFIIFYIYAIIGSFFFVDLPSGLWKDFLISMLTLFRVLTFEDWTDVMYEAMEVYPWAWVYFVSFVIIAAFVFFNLFVAVIIGEMQKLQEAEMKDEIHEDHLKLDILLEEVKALREEIKDLKDKDK, from the coding sequence ATGACAGCTATTCAAAAACTAGAGCAAATAAGAGATTCTAGATGGTTTTCTAATTTAACTACAATAATTATTATTGCTTATGCTTCTATTTTAGGTTTTAAAACTTTAGATGAAGTAGAATCTCAATATGATATGTTTTTAAGGTTTGCAGATTATTTTGTAACAATTTACTTTGTGTTTGAGTTAGCAATTAAAATGGTTGCTGAAAAAAGATTTTTAAATTTCTTTAAATCAGGTTGGAATGTATTTGATTTTATTATTGTTGTAATAACTTTACTTCCTTTGGAGTCTTCAAGTTTTGCTGCAATTGCTAGACTTATGAGAGTATTTAGAATTTTAAGATTGTTTACAGCACGGCCTGAGCTTAAAGCAATTATAGATATGCTTATTAAAGCTATTCCATCAATTATTGATATTGTAATATTAATGTTTATAATATTTTATATTTATGCAATTATTGGAAGTTTCTTCTTTGTTGATTTACCTTCTGGCTTATGGAAAGACTTTTTAATCTCTATGTTAACACTGTTTAGAGTATTAACATTTGAAGATTGGACTGATGTTATGTATGAAGCAATGGAAGTTTATCCTTGGGCATGGGTTTACTTTGTTTCATTTGTAATTATTGCAGCATTTGTATTTTTCAATCTTTTTGTTGCAGTTATTATTGGAGAGATGCAAAAACTTCAAGAAGCAGAGATGAAAGATGAAATTCATGAAGATCATTTAAAATTAGATATTCTTTTAGAAGAAGTTAAAGCTTTAAGAGAAGAAATAAAAGATTTAAAAGATAAAGATAAATAA